In Panicum virgatum strain AP13 chromosome 4N, P.virgatum_v5, whole genome shotgun sequence, a single window of DNA contains:
- the LOC120669253 gene encoding methyl-CpG-binding domain protein 2-like — protein sequence MAGVPAAESGRGGGFPGSWEGQGRWESRRSGAAGAAGSPAAGSGRGGVPGGREWQGRRVPGGRERQGRRVPRRRERHGRSGPRRPEAAGAAVSPAAKRQGLWCSGGGAMANQWASAWLAGGGARGG from the coding sequence ATGGCGGGGGTCCCGGCGGCCGAGAGCGGCAGGGGAGGCGGGTTCCCCGGCAGCTGGGAGGGGCAGGGAAGGTGGGAGTCCCGACGGTCGGgagcggcaggggcggcggggTCCCCGGCGGCAGGGAGTGGCAGGGGCGGGGTCCCCGGCGGCCGGGAGTGGCAGGGGCGGCGGGTCCCCGGCGGCCGGGAGCGGCAGGGGCGGAGGGTCCCCCGGCGCCGGGAGCGGCATGGGCGGTCGGGTCCCCGGCGGCCGGaagcggcaggggcggcggtgtCCCCGGCGGCGAAGCGGCAGGGTTTGTGGTGCAGCGGTGGCGGGGCCATGGCCAATCAATGGGCGTCGGCATGGCTAGCGGGCGGGGGCGCCCGCGGAGGCTGA